A DNA window from Nitrospira sp. contains the following coding sequences:
- a CDS encoding hypothetical protein (Evidence 4 : Unknown function but conserved in other organisms; MaGe:77307643) gives MDTQRLSRHTTWTVFLSFFIALGLGACSDVSNAPAPAAGPGPLSILTTTLPDGTVNLTYNITLASSGGTPPYTWSLNTGSPQLPNGLSLNTSDGHITGTPTSATGGSINTEFKLVDSKGVSVLKVLPIRVNLAPVPLTIVTSSLPSGSINQIYGVALGPNGGTTPYTWGLKTGTTPLPSGLSLNPSNGVISGTPTVTSNATHTFTLTDATTSTVEKNISLTINAIPLSIESNSLPQATANQNYSATLTATGGTGSYTWGLAGGSPALPNGLTLNPSTGAISGLPSGTSNQNYTFTVTDQTPPTPQTRSKVLQLIVGAAPPPLVITTSSLPSGSVGSSYNSTLVATGGTGAQTWSVISGTLPNGLTLTPSTGAIIGTPQIGSNGTASITVRVQDSGTPQQSTQKALSITIGLPAAPNITTTSLPAGVFNTGYSQTPSVTGGFGTLVWGITSGGLPPGLNLNPSNGSMSGTPTSTGSFSFTLRVTDSTSQSDDQSLTITITPPSPPTITAFTLSAGTVNQAYTPTQLTATGGAAPLTWTVTPALPGGLTLNPTTGIISGIPTNGNNGVTNHTFRVTDSTHPINQFGERTGTLTINANVTPVAITTTTLPTGIAGQSYIGQLAASGGTIPYTFSVNSGSSLPAGLNINAAGAITGTPTGSGTTSTTFHVQDSTSPNQQSATKALTITINAAPPPLTITTTSLSVGTVGQAYNAQLQGSGGTPAYQWSVSPALPTNLQLDQATGAITGTPAANNSASYTFTLQDAASQSVQKSLTLTINAAPLPLTITTASPLPNGAVGAAYGATGGTPATTVTLAASGGTPPYTWSPTVTPALPAGLTFDALTETISGTPVGPSGTTSHEFTVSDSAAGTTNKTLSLTIAP, from the coding sequence ATGGATACGCAACGTCTTAGCCGACACACAACCTGGACCGTCTTCCTCTCATTCTTCATTGCTCTGGGCCTGGGAGCCTGTTCAGACGTATCGAACGCCCCGGCACCGGCGGCTGGGCCAGGACCGCTCTCCATTCTCACAACTACATTGCCAGATGGCACTGTCAACCTAACCTACAACATCACGCTCGCTTCTTCCGGTGGAACACCGCCCTATACTTGGAGCCTGAACACCGGTTCACCGCAGCTGCCGAATGGATTATCATTAAACACATCAGATGGGCATATCACCGGCACACCAACCAGCGCCACCGGGGGCTCAATAAATACAGAGTTCAAATTGGTGGACTCCAAAGGAGTATCGGTTCTAAAAGTCCTACCGATCAGGGTCAATCTGGCACCAGTCCCTTTGACCATCGTCACCTCTTCACTCCCATCCGGTTCAATCAATCAAATTTATGGCGTGGCTCTCGGTCCTAATGGTGGAACGACGCCCTACACATGGGGACTCAAAACCGGCACCACGCCGTTGCCCAGTGGGCTCTCGCTCAATCCATCGAATGGCGTGATCAGCGGAACACCGACGGTCACCAGTAACGCAACCCATACCTTTACCCTGACCGATGCAACCACGTCGACGGTTGAAAAAAACATCTCTCTCACTATCAACGCCATTCCATTATCCATAGAATCAAACTCACTCCCACAGGCCACAGCCAATCAAAATTATAGTGCGACGCTGACAGCGACAGGAGGTACGGGTTCGTATACATGGGGACTCGCGGGCGGATCACCCGCCCTACCAAATGGCTTGACCTTGAATCCATCAACGGGAGCAATCTCCGGTCTCCCATCTGGTACCAGCAACCAAAACTACACGTTCACCGTCACTGATCAAACTCCACCCACGCCTCAAACTAGGAGTAAGGTGTTGCAGCTCATTGTCGGCGCAGCACCACCACCATTAGTTATTACGACATCCTCTCTTCCAAGTGGCTCAGTAGGCTCAAGCTATAACTCCACTCTGGTTGCCACAGGCGGAACAGGCGCGCAAACATGGAGTGTTATCAGCGGGACACTCCCCAATGGGTTGACGCTTACCCCTTCGACCGGCGCAATTATAGGCACGCCACAAATAGGTAGTAATGGGACCGCGTCTATCACCGTGCGCGTGCAGGACTCCGGAACACCCCAACAGTCCACACAAAAAGCTTTGTCGATCACGATCGGACTCCCGGCTGCCCCGAATATCACAACCACCTCTCTACCAGCAGGAGTTTTTAATACAGGCTATAGCCAAACGCCTTCCGTGACAGGAGGGTTTGGCACACTGGTCTGGGGAATCACGAGCGGAGGATTGCCGCCTGGCCTCAACCTCAATCCCTCAAACGGGAGCATGTCCGGCACACCAACCAGCACCGGCTCGTTTAGTTTTACACTGCGAGTCACTGATTCTACTTCGCAATCCGACGACCAAAGCTTGACCATCACCATCACTCCTCCGTCGCCGCCCACTATTACTGCGTTCACGCTCTCGGCTGGAACCGTGAACCAGGCCTACACACCCACTCAACTGACGGCAACGGGAGGCGCAGCCCCATTAACCTGGACAGTGACTCCAGCCCTGCCCGGGGGGCTGACACTGAACCCCACCACAGGCATTATCAGCGGGATTCCGACAAACGGAAATAACGGAGTGACCAATCATACGTTCCGAGTGACAGATTCAACGCACCCCATCAATCAGTTTGGGGAACGGACCGGCACCCTTACCATCAACGCAAACGTCACACCTGTTGCAATTACGACGACTACGCTGCCGACCGGCATTGCGGGACAAAGCTATATCGGGCAACTCGCGGCTTCCGGAGGAACGATACCGTACACCTTCAGCGTCAATTCCGGTTCGTCGTTACCAGCTGGTCTCAATATCAACGCAGCTGGAGCCATCACTGGAACGCCGACTGGTTCCGGTACTACCTCAACGACGTTTCACGTGCAGGACTCCACGAGCCCCAACCAACAATCCGCCACCAAGGCGTTAACGATCACGATCAATGCCGCGCCGCCGCCACTGACCATCACGACAACATCTCTTTCAGTAGGCACGGTGGGACAGGCGTACAACGCTCAGCTGCAGGGATCGGGCGGCACACCGGCCTATCAATGGTCGGTAAGCCCCGCACTACCTACTAACTTGCAACTCGATCAAGCGACTGGAGCGATTACCGGAACGCCTGCTGCCAATAACAGCGCGTCTTACACCTTTACCTTGCAGGATGCCGCATCCCAATCGGTACAAAAATCACTGACCTTGACCATCAATGCCGCGCCGCTGCCATTGACCATTACAACCGCTTCACCGTTACCAAATGGAGCGGTCGGCGCAGCCTATGGTGCAACCGGCGGCACTCCTGCGACCACGGTCACATTGGCCGCGTCCGGTGGAACACCACCCTATACGTGGTCACCCACGGTAACGCCTGCATTGCCGGCTGGGCTGACATTCGATGCGCTCACAGAAACGATTAGCGGGACACCGGTAGGACCAAGCGGTACAACTAGCCATGAATTCACTGTATCCGATTCAGCGGCAGGAACGACGAACAAGACTCTGAGTTTGACGATTGCGCCTTAA
- a CDS encoding Cadherin-like beta sandwich domain-containing protein (MaGe:77307644), with product MGTHFFNRHTIWTVFVLFFIALGLGACSDVSNAPAPTTVTVPPPPPESSLSHLTVSPGGLPFLSSVTGYSVNVASSITSVTVSAQTLDQNARASINSGPSSSSPNRPISLGAPGTSTRVLIVVTAQSGSQSTYSVTVNRSGGSNDLQNLTISPGLLSPAFSASSTNYTVVVASAIGSVSVTATLQDPLATMRVNNQETSSGQPRSVDLGPAGSPTPITIIVTAPNGSPKTYLININRTAFASDNNLSALTILGQTLNPGFAPNTQIYTVSVASEVTSVMVTATKSDPNATMSGLVSAGVGQATGQSPITLNGQGTSTTILITVIAPNTSSKIYTITVNRAAPASDNNLSALSVTGQTLAPAFAASTLNYTVNVATNVTSVTVAATKPDPNATLSGSLTAGAGTADRPTEIPLTGPGTSKVLSITVTAPDTSAKTYTITVDRAAPASDNNLSALSVTGQTLAPAFAASTLNYTVNVAAGVTSVTVAAIKSDPNATMAEALTAGAGTANTSVVIPLTGPGTSTVVPITVTAPDTSAKTYTITVNRAASAGGNNL from the coding sequence ATGGGTACGCATTTTTTCAACCGGCATACAATCTGGACCGTTTTCGTTTTATTCTTCATTGCTCTGGGCCTGGGAGCCTGTTCAGACGTATCGAACGCCCCGGCACCGACGACGGTGACGGTGCCGCCTCCACCGCCAGAATCAAGCCTCTCACACTTAACCGTCAGCCCGGGAGGACTTCCCTTTTTAAGCAGTGTGACCGGATACTCGGTTAATGTCGCGAGTTCGATTACCAGCGTCACCGTATCGGCGCAAACGTTAGATCAAAATGCCAGAGCAAGCATCAATAGCGGCCCATCTTCGAGTAGCCCCAATCGCCCCATTTCCCTTGGCGCGCCAGGCACTAGCACGCGAGTTCTGATCGTCGTGACCGCCCAGAGTGGAAGCCAAAGCACGTATTCTGTCACTGTGAATCGCAGCGGCGGGAGTAATGATCTTCAGAATTTAACGATATCCCCAGGTCTGTTGAGCCCCGCATTCAGTGCGAGTTCAACAAACTATACCGTGGTTGTCGCCAGCGCCATCGGCAGCGTATCTGTCACAGCGACTCTTCAGGACCCTCTCGCCACTATGAGGGTAAATAACCAAGAGACCAGCTCGGGTCAGCCACGCAGCGTTGACCTTGGCCCAGCTGGATCGCCTACGCCTATTACAATTATCGTAACGGCTCCAAATGGGAGCCCTAAAACCTACCTCATCAACATAAACCGCACGGCATTTGCGAGCGACAACAATCTATCGGCGCTTACGATATTAGGCCAGACCTTAAATCCTGGATTTGCTCCGAACACTCAGATCTATACCGTGTCGGTCGCCAGCGAGGTGACATCCGTTATGGTCACCGCTACCAAATCCGACCCCAATGCGACAATGTCAGGATTGGTATCTGCCGGAGTCGGACAAGCCACCGGTCAGTCTCCGATTACGCTCAATGGACAGGGGACCAGCACAACCATCCTGATTACCGTCATAGCCCCCAACACGAGCTCCAAGATCTACACCATTACGGTGAATCGTGCGGCTCCGGCGAGCGACAACAATCTCTCGGCGCTCTCAGTGACAGGGCAGACATTGGCCCCAGCCTTTGCGGCCAGCACACTGAACTACACCGTGAATGTCGCCACCAACGTCACGTCCGTGACCGTCGCCGCCACCAAGCCTGACCCCAATGCAACGCTGTCCGGGTCCCTCACTGCCGGAGCCGGTACGGCCGATAGGCCAACCGAGATTCCGCTCACTGGACCCGGCACAAGTAAGGTCCTATCGATCACGGTTACCGCCCCCGACACGAGCGCCAAGACCTACACCATTACCGTGGACCGCGCGGCTCCGGCGAGCGACAACAATCTCTCGGCGCTCTCAGTGACAGGGCAGACGCTGGCTCCGGCCTTTGCGGCCAGCACACTAAACTACACCGTGAATGTCGCCGCCGGCGTCACGTCCGTGACCGTCGCCGCCATCAAGTCTGATCCCAATGCAACAATGGCCGAGGCCCTCACTGCCGGAGCCGGTACGGCCAACACATCGGTCGTGATTCCGCTCACTGGACCCGGCACGAGTACAGTCGTGCCGATCACGGTCACCGCCCCCGACACGAGCGCCAAGACCTACACCATTACGGTGAACCGCGCGGCCTCGGCGGGCGGCAATAATCTCTAA
- a CDS encoding hypothetical protein (Evidence 5 : Unknown function; MaGe:77307645): MTLVIELATLTEYPVTLLKKGSPPGLTVKCERLDSGGGGGTVTVVGAGAFDTSEQAPRPRAMKNKTKTVQIVCRLKKCVPIAEPRLCM, from the coding sequence GTGACGCTGGTAATCGAACTCGCGACATTAACCGAGTATCCGGTCACACTGCTTAAAAAGGGAAGTCCTCCCGGGCTGACGGTTAAGTGTGAGAGGCTTGATTCTGGCGGTGGAGGCGGCACCGTCACCGTCGTCGGTGCCGGGGCGTTCGATACGTCTGAACAGGCTCCCAGGCCCAGAGCAATGAAGAATAAAACGAAAACGGTCCAGATTGTATGCCGGTTGAAAAAATGCGTACCCATTGCGGAGCCTCGGTTATGTATGTAG
- a CDS encoding Sua5 YciO YrdC YwlC family protein (MaGe:77307648) produces MAVIESYFAADSGVLFPRIARLVQAGGVLAIPTETYYGLGANPFDGAAVARLLSIKGRPDGKPILILIGDRAQLQDLVTEVSPAAQVLMEVFWPGPLTLVFVSSARLPLSITSGTGTVGVRHTSHTALAELLRHAGPLTGTSANRSGEPPVQTAAEVDRTIGALVDVIVDGGPTQGGLPSTVVSVCDGVQMIREGPIDRAMIQQALVARGFRLKL; encoded by the coding sequence ATGGCTGTCATCGAGTCGTATTTCGCAGCGGATTCAGGTGTGTTGTTTCCTCGGATTGCCCGACTGGTGCAAGCCGGTGGGGTGCTCGCGATTCCTACAGAAACCTACTATGGGTTAGGTGCGAATCCGTTCGATGGTGCAGCGGTGGCGCGCCTGCTCTCCATCAAAGGGCGGCCTGACGGCAAACCCATTTTGATCCTCATCGGCGATCGAGCTCAGCTTCAGGATCTTGTCACCGAGGTGTCTCCTGCAGCGCAGGTGCTGATGGAGGTTTTTTGGCCGGGACCTCTGACCCTGGTGTTTGTATCCAGTGCGCGCCTCCCGTTATCCATCACCTCGGGAACAGGAACGGTTGGGGTTCGCCATACCTCTCACACCGCTCTCGCGGAGCTTCTTCGACATGCTGGTCCTTTGACGGGTACAAGTGCCAATCGCTCAGGGGAGCCGCCGGTTCAGACTGCGGCTGAGGTGGATCGGACAATCGGCGCTCTGGTCGATGTCATTGTCGATGGCGGGCCGACGCAGGGCGGATTGCCGTCGACGGTGGTGAGTGTGTGTGACGGTGTGCAGATGATTCGTGAAGGGCCGATCGATCGAGCGATGATTCAACAGGCCCTTGTGGCGCGAGGATTTCGCCTCAAGTTGTGA
- a CDS encoding hypothetical protein (Evidence 5 : Unknown function; MaGe:77307650), with the protein MGLQILLRFRQIVDLVLQLGFLHIHRLHFRPKLFYLSLKRGRPIVTTRYRHPHYRDETDKHSLTQHHHHTALLSDILARMYNTLLTT; encoded by the coding sequence TTGGGCCTGCAGATCTTGCTTCGCTTTCGACAAATCGTTGATCTGGTTCTGCAGCTGGGCTTTCTCCATATTCACCGTTTGCACTTCAGACCGAAGTTGTTCTACCTGAGCCTGAAGCGCGGGCGGCCAATAGTCACAACCCGATACCGCCACCCCCATTATCGCGACGAGACCGACAAGCATTCGCTGACGCAGCACCATCACCATACCGCCCTCCTTTCTGACATCCTTGCGCGGATGTATAACACACTTCTCACAACTTGA
- a CDS encoding hypothetical protein (Evidence 4 : Unknown function but conserved in other organisms; MaGe:77307649), with translation MVMVLRQRMLVGLVAIMGVAVSGCDYWPPALQAQVEQLRSEVQTVNMEKAQLQNQINDLSKAKQDLQAQVDDLSRMNRDKTGMIASLQNQVDALRVKAVKAMAPKASKAPAKIPTKAAAKSPAKPAAKAPAKKKTTTR, from the coding sequence ATGGTGATGGTGCTGCGTCAGCGAATGCTTGTCGGTCTCGTCGCGATAATGGGGGTGGCGGTATCGGGTTGTGACTATTGGCCGCCCGCGCTTCAGGCTCAGGTAGAACAACTTCGGTCTGAAGTGCAAACGGTGAATATGGAGAAAGCCCAGCTGCAGAACCAGATCAACGATTTGTCGAAAGCGAAGCAAGATCTGCAGGCCCAAGTCGATGACTTGAGTCGGATGAATCGTGACAAGACTGGAATGATTGCGAGTCTTCAGAATCAGGTCGATGCCTTGCGTGTCAAGGCGGTCAAGGCGATGGCTCCCAAAGCCTCGAAGGCTCCTGCAAAAATCCCCACGAAAGCGGCCGCCAAGTCCCCGGCGAAACCTGCCGCGAAGGCTCCTGCGAAGAAGAAAACGACGACCAGGTAA
- a CDS encoding hypothetical protein (Evidence 5 : Unknown function; MaGe:77307651), with product MRVFRIRSMPCVSRRSRRWLPKPRRLLQKSPRKRPPSPRRNLPRRLLRRRKRRPGKRDRKCRSIFYLRRRWPPVRYWQMEEASWSFLRKPVAPAVQRESLMKPLPMEPLPNRQVSLPVWSSLRSAVSSCPSSP from the coding sequence TTGCGAGTCTTCAGAATCAGGTCGATGCCTTGCGTGTCAAGGCGGTCAAGGCGATGGCTCCCAAAGCCTCGAAGGCTCCTGCAAAAATCCCCACGAAAGCGGCCGCCAAGTCCCCGGCGAAACCTGCCGCGAAGGCTCCTGCGAAGAAGAAAACGACGACCAGGTAAACGAGACCGGAAATGCCGGTCTATTTTTTATCTGAGACGGCGGTGGCCGCCGGTGCGCTACTGGCAGATGGAGGAGGCGAGCTGGTCGTTCCTCCGGAAGCCGGTGGCGCCGGCGGTGCAGCGGGAGTCGTTGATGAAGCCGTTGCCGATGGAGCCGCTGCCGAATCGGCAGGTGTCGTTGCCGGTTTGGTCGTCTCTCCGGTCGGCGGTTTCATCTTGTCCGAGTAGTCCGTAA
- a CDS encoding Aspartate aminotransferase (MaGe:77307652), protein MKLAARVNRITPSPTLAMTATAKAMAAQGIDVVDFSSGEPDFDTPEPVKAAAEAAIRAGFTKYTPSSGIDELRQAIADKLLAEQGLRYEKSQILVSCGAKHSLYNVAEALLEAGDEIIIPTPYWVSYADQALLNDATPVLLPTREDQGYAIDPDELQKLVTPRTKAIIVNSPCNPTGATYDKRTLEAIASIAVKHNLLIISDEIYEKVLYDGATHISIATLGPEVAARTVIINGVSKAYAMTGWRIGYAAGPKPLLTAMANIQSQSTSNPCSISQKAAVAALKLGGPFTEKMVVEFDRRRNVMVQRLNAIPGVSCRMPGGAFYAFPNIGGVLGRTGPNGPVASPQALADYLLKEAYVAVVPGEPFGSQQHIRLSYATSMDTITKGLDRIAAAFGKLTA, encoded by the coding sequence ATGAAACTCGCCGCTCGCGTCAACCGCATTACTCCGTCTCCAACATTGGCCATGACCGCCACCGCCAAAGCCATGGCGGCCCAAGGGATCGACGTCGTCGATTTCTCATCCGGAGAACCGGACTTCGACACGCCGGAACCAGTCAAGGCCGCAGCCGAAGCAGCTATTCGCGCAGGCTTTACAAAATATACCCCGTCGTCAGGCATCGACGAGCTGCGTCAGGCCATCGCCGATAAGCTGTTAGCTGAGCAAGGTTTGCGTTATGAGAAATCTCAGATCTTAGTATCCTGCGGAGCCAAACATTCGCTCTATAACGTGGCTGAAGCCCTCTTAGAAGCCGGCGATGAGATCATTATTCCAACACCCTACTGGGTCTCCTATGCCGATCAGGCGCTCCTCAACGATGCCACCCCGGTCCTGCTCCCAACCAGGGAAGATCAGGGCTATGCCATCGACCCTGATGAACTGCAGAAGCTCGTCACCCCGCGCACCAAGGCGATCATCGTCAATAGCCCCTGCAATCCGACTGGAGCCACCTACGACAAGCGCACCTTGGAGGCCATTGCCTCCATCGCGGTGAAGCACAACCTGCTGATCATCTCCGATGAAATTTATGAAAAAGTGCTCTACGACGGCGCCACGCATATCAGCATCGCCACGCTGGGACCTGAAGTCGCTGCACGCACCGTCATCATCAACGGTGTTTCCAAAGCCTACGCCATGACAGGCTGGCGCATCGGCTATGCCGCCGGCCCCAAACCGCTCTTGACAGCGATGGCGAATATCCAGAGCCAAAGCACGTCGAACCCCTGCTCGATTTCGCAAAAGGCCGCCGTCGCCGCGCTGAAACTTGGCGGACCCTTCACCGAAAAGATGGTGGTCGAATTCGACCGGCGAAGAAACGTGATGGTGCAGCGCCTGAATGCAATTCCAGGCGTGTCCTGCCGAATGCCAGGAGGAGCCTTCTATGCGTTTCCCAACATTGGCGGCGTGCTGGGACGAACCGGACCAAACGGACCGGTAGCCTCACCGCAAGCCCTGGCCGACTATCTGTTAAAAGAAGCTTATGTGGCTGTGGTGCCCGGCGAGCCATTTGGTAGCCAGCAGCATATTCGACTGTCCTATGCGACTAGCATGGACACGATCACAAAGGGATTAGATCGGATTGCGGCCGCGTTTGGGAAACTGACCGCCTAG
- a CDS encoding hypothetical protein (Evidence 5 : Unknown function; MaGe:77307654) — MLDLFAGTGAIGIEALSRGATHVTAVESQAESLKLLRHNVTECGMNAFVTIQARTVKQFLARPELWTGPYDIVFADPPYDLAYKLEDMFETIHATLTSPDAWLVVEHASKSTLPDRLGLAAFRKYYHYGDTALSIYSFPAEAIA, encoded by the coding sequence GTGTTGGATCTCTTTGCAGGGACCGGAGCGATTGGCATTGAAGCTCTCAGCCGTGGAGCAACCCACGTGACCGCCGTTGAGTCCCAAGCCGAATCCTTGAAACTCTTGCGTCACAATGTCACCGAATGCGGAATGAACGCCTTTGTGACAATCCAAGCAAGAACGGTCAAGCAATTTCTGGCCAGGCCGGAGCTATGGACCGGTCCCTACGATATTGTGTTCGCCGACCCTCCCTATGACCTTGCCTACAAGCTGGAAGACATGTTCGAGACTATCCATGCGACACTCACCTCGCCCGATGCTTGGCTCGTCGTCGAACATGCATCGAAATCCACGCTTCCCGACCGGCTCGGCTTGGCTGCGTTTAGGAAGTACTACCACTACGGAGACACGGCCCTGTCGATTTATTCGTTTCCCGCAGAGGCCATAGCATGA
- a CDS encoding hypothetical protein (Evidence 4 : Unknown function but conserved in other organisms; MaGe:77307655), with protein sequence MECPKCKGLMMLERFSDFFLIFYAWKCINCGAIIDRTISNNRRKSLAARDTQPVSAS encoded by the coding sequence ATGGAATGTCCGAAATGTAAAGGGTTGATGATGCTGGAGCGGTTTTCAGACTTCTTCCTCATTTTCTACGCCTGGAAATGCATTAACTGCGGTGCAATCATTGACCGCACGATTTCCAATAATCGAAGAAAAAGTTTGGCTGCGAGGGATACCCAACCAGTGTCGGCTAGCTAA
- a CDS encoding hypothetical protein (Evidence 5 : Unknown function; MaGe:77307656), protein MRKKSENRSSIINPLHFGHSIESSQVVFVNSYMSTKQKLHQIVVCQYFNGLSVTYLSPGGKTYPHDSCKKVHGVRFLFREGES, encoded by the coding sequence ATGAGGAAGAAGTCTGAAAACCGCTCCAGCATCATCAACCCTTTACATTTCGGACATTCCATCGAATCCTCCCAGGTGGTCTTTGTGAACAGCTACATGTCAACAAAGCAAAAGCTGCACCAAATTGTCGTATGTCAATATTTCAATGGTTTATCGGTTACGTATTTGTCTCCAGGAGGTAAAACCTACCCTCATGACTCGTGCAAAAAGGTGCATGGCGTCAGATTTTTGTTCAGAGAGGGAGAATCATGA
- a CDS encoding DNA repair protein RadC (MaGe:77307657), whose product MTTDMHKGIDQWPATERPRERLLAKGAEILSDAQLLAILLRTGRRDSSAVQVAMELLHRVGGLASLARSGREELCMISGIGPAKVAQLKAAFELGKRAMAIPISTGTKISSSADLFRHFHALVRDLKHEIFKVILLDAKNTVMKEATVSEGSLTVSIVHPREVFALAVRESAAGVIFLHNHPSGDPTPSAEDRRLTDRLVTAGEVLGIRVLDHVVIGDGRYVSFADEGWIKV is encoded by the coding sequence ATGACAACTGATATGCATAAAGGGATCGACCAATGGCCTGCGACTGAACGTCCGAGAGAACGCCTTTTGGCCAAGGGGGCTGAGATCCTCTCGGATGCTCAATTATTGGCAATTCTGTTGAGGACTGGACGTCGAGATTCCTCCGCTGTGCAAGTTGCGATGGAACTGCTCCATCGCGTCGGGGGGCTGGCATCGTTAGCGCGAAGTGGACGTGAAGAGCTGTGCATGATTTCTGGAATCGGCCCGGCAAAAGTTGCCCAGCTGAAGGCCGCGTTTGAATTGGGAAAGCGAGCCATGGCGATTCCTATTTCGACAGGGACAAAGATTTCATCCAGCGCGGATTTGTTCCGGCATTTCCACGCTCTGGTGCGTGACCTCAAACACGAAATCTTTAAGGTCATTTTGCTCGATGCAAAAAATACGGTCATGAAAGAGGCGACGGTGTCGGAGGGAAGTCTCACCGTGAGTATCGTGCATCCTCGCGAGGTGTTTGCTCTTGCGGTCCGTGAATCTGCAGCAGGTGTGATCTTTCTGCACAATCATCCCAGCGGCGATCCGACTCCGAGCGCTGAAGATCGGCGGCTAACGGATCGATTAGTGACAGCCGGCGAAGTGTTGGGGATTCGTGTATTGGACCATGTGGTCATCGGAGACGGTCGATACGTGAGTTTTGCCGATGAGGGGTGGATTAAGGTATAA